The following coding sequences lie in one Apium graveolens cultivar Ventura chromosome 3, ASM990537v1, whole genome shotgun sequence genomic window:
- the LOC141712605 gene encoding cell cycle checkpoint protein RAD17 isoform X3 encodes MGKRTKPIVVVSSSDEDYDDQLHKHNYKSSFQTSSSVPPHSKRSKNAPRLSSSCSKSRIDSNPFDQVKLFCEGFDDGFTGFQVLAEKKNKKELWVDKYRPRTLEELAVHKKKVEEVRTWFEERLNKEKQENYNHALLITGQTGIGKSETVRVIASHLGAILYEWKTPTPTIWQEHVHNSGSGIRYTSKLNEFENFVERIRKYGLISSSNKKGSQKTHFLLIDDLPVISGKVSYERLRCCLHLLVQSIRIPTAIIVTDCGQSDSADYSMHCWEELQLSIQSAGACKVAFNPITVNTIKKTLSRICREEHRTVTAEQNDLIAKASGGDIRHAILSLQYLCLKPNPLLSLSLSDSNPTCPEVRSELDDGNSLPFGRDETLSLFHALGKFLHNKRATQNFVGSVDKDTFCLKEQYMRSPLNMDAPEKVLCQAHGQAKTVTDFLHENVLDFINEEAIDDAWTVSSYLSDADTLLASLSGLLIRNYEASNIVQSAAASVAARGVLFGNTQPLSSRWHAVRRPRMWQVEKSMWHNKREMVRQRSDPCNGMNLTDFSIITTEWRPSLKWLGFRASHSEAVHSMPVKGSIVVDGGDDPMCIDEHSAQTTDDEIEDW; translated from the exons ATGGGTAAACGAACCAAACCAATTGTTGTTGTTTCTTCATCAGATGAAGATTATGATGACCAGCTACACAAACACAATTACAAATCATCATTTCAAACTTCTTCTTCAGTTCCCCCTCATTCAAAGAGGTCCAAAAATGCCCCTCGCCTTTCGAGTTCTTGCTCGAAATCTCGAATCGATTCTAATCCTTTTGATCAG GTTAAGTTGTTTTGTGAGGGATTTGATGATGGATTCACCGGGTTCCAGGTTTTAGCTG AAAAAAAGAATAAGAAAGAATTGTGGGTTGATAAATACAGGCCTCGAACTTTAGAGGAGCTGGCTGTTCATAAGAAAAAG GTTGAAGAGGTGAGGACGTGGTTCGAGGAAAGGTTAAATAAAGAAAAG CAAGAAAATTATAATCATGCACTCCTCATTACTGGGCAAACTGGAATTGGAAAATCA GAAACTGTCCGTGTGATTGCATCCCATCTTGGAGCTATATTATATGAGTGGAAAACACCTACTCCAACAATTTGGCAAGAGCATGTGCACAACTCCGGTTCAG GGATCCGCTACACGTCAAAATTGAATGAATTCGAGAACTTCGTTGAAAGGATTAGGAAATATGGACTAATTTCTTCTTCTAATAAAAAGGGATCTCAAAAGACACATTTTCTTCTAATTGATGACCTTCCAGTGATTAGCGGAAAAGTTTCTTATGAAAGACTTCGGTGTTGTTTGCATCTTCTCGTGCAATCAATTCGTATTCCAACAGCCATAATAGTGACCGACTGTGGTCAATCCGACTCAGCAGATTACTCCATGCACTGCTGGGAAGAGCTTCAATTGTCTATTCAGAGTGCCGGGGCTTGCAAG GTGGCTTTTAATCCAATTACTGTTAACACAATAAAGAAAACACTTTCCAGAATTTGTAGAGAGGAGCATAGAACTGTCACAGCAGAACAAAATGATTTAATAGCTAAAGCCAGTGGAGGTGACATCAGGCACGCGATTTTATCTTTACAGTACCTCTGTCTGAAACCAAATCCACTGCTTTCTCTATCTCTATCTGACAGTAATCCAACCTGCCCCGAAGTAAGATCAGAATTGGATGACGGAAATTCTTTACCTTTCGGCAGAGATGAAACACTCTCTCTTTTTCATGCCTTAGGAAAATTTCTCCACAACAAAAGAGCAACACAAAATTTTGTTGGATCAG TTGACAAGGACACGTTCTGTTTGAAAGAGCAATATATGAGGTCACCATTAAATATGGATGCTCCAGAAAAGGTTCTTTGTCAAGCACATGGGCAAGCGAAGACTGTTACTGATTTTctgcatgaaaatg TCCTTGACTTCATCAACGAGGAAGCAATAGATGATGCATGGACTGTCTCCTCCTACTTAAGTGATGCTGATACTCTTCTTGCTTCACTCAGCGGACTGTTAATACGAAACTATGAAGCTAGCAACATTGTACAATCTGCTGCTGCTTCAGTTGCTGCTCGTGGTGTGCTATTTGGGAACACTCAGCCTTTATCGTCGAG GTGGCATGCTGTTCGTCGACCTAGGATGTGGCAGGTCGAGAAATCAATGTGGCATAACAAG CGTGAGATGGTACGCCAGAGGTCTGACCCTTGTAATGGCATGAACTTGACTGATTTTTCAATAATAACAACAGAATGGAGACCTTCCCTTAAATGGCTTGGATTCAGAGCATCTCATTCAGAAGCTGTCCACAGCATGCCAGTAAAAGGTAGCATAGTTGTAGATGGCGGAGATGATCCCATGTGTATTGATGAGCATAGTGCTCAAACAACTGACGATGAGATTGAAGACTGGTAA
- the LOC141712605 gene encoding cell cycle checkpoint protein RAD17 isoform X2, with translation MGKRTKPIVVVSSSDEDYDDQLHKHNYKSSFQTSSSVPPHSKRSKNAPRLSSSCSKSRIDSNPFDQVKLFCEGFDDGFTGFQVLAEKKNKKELWVDKYRPRTLEELAVHKKKVEEVRTWFEERLNKEKQENYNHALLITGQTGIGKSVCTPFNYPRQACNDETVRVIASHLGAILYEWKTPTPTIWQEHVHNSGSGIRYTSKLNEFENFVERIRKYGLISSSNKKGSQKTHFLLIDDLPVISGKVSYERLRCCLHLLVQSIRIPTAIIVTDCGQSDSADYSMHCWEELQLSIQSAGACKVAFNPITVNTIKKTLSRICREEHRTVTAEQNDLIAKASGGDIRHAILSLQYLCLKPNPLLSLSLSDSNPTCPEVRSELDDGNSLPFGRDETLSLFHALGKFLHNKRATQNFVGSVDKDTFCLKEQYMRSPLNMDAPEKVLCQAHGQAKTVTDFLHENVLDFINEEAIDDAWTVSSYLSDADTLLASLSGLLIRNYEASNIVQSAAASVAARGVLFGNTQPLSSRMWQVEKSMWHNKREMVRQRSDPCNGMNLTDFSIITTEWRPSLKWLGFRASHSEAVHSMPVKGSIVVDGGDDPMCIDEHSAQTTDDEIEDW, from the exons ATGGGTAAACGAACCAAACCAATTGTTGTTGTTTCTTCATCAGATGAAGATTATGATGACCAGCTACACAAACACAATTACAAATCATCATTTCAAACTTCTTCTTCAGTTCCCCCTCATTCAAAGAGGTCCAAAAATGCCCCTCGCCTTTCGAGTTCTTGCTCGAAATCTCGAATCGATTCTAATCCTTTTGATCAG GTTAAGTTGTTTTGTGAGGGATTTGATGATGGATTCACCGGGTTCCAGGTTTTAGCTG AAAAAAAGAATAAGAAAGAATTGTGGGTTGATAAATACAGGCCTCGAACTTTAGAGGAGCTGGCTGTTCATAAGAAAAAG GTTGAAGAGGTGAGGACGTGGTTCGAGGAAAGGTTAAATAAAGAAAAG CAAGAAAATTATAATCATGCACTCCTCATTACTGGGCAAACTGGAATTGGAAAATCAGTATGTACTCCTTTCAACTATCCTCGACAAGCATGTAATGAT GAAACTGTCCGTGTGATTGCATCCCATCTTGGAGCTATATTATATGAGTGGAAAACACCTACTCCAACAATTTGGCAAGAGCATGTGCACAACTCCGGTTCAG GGATCCGCTACACGTCAAAATTGAATGAATTCGAGAACTTCGTTGAAAGGATTAGGAAATATGGACTAATTTCTTCTTCTAATAAAAAGGGATCTCAAAAGACACATTTTCTTCTAATTGATGACCTTCCAGTGATTAGCGGAAAAGTTTCTTATGAAAGACTTCGGTGTTGTTTGCATCTTCTCGTGCAATCAATTCGTATTCCAACAGCCATAATAGTGACCGACTGTGGTCAATCCGACTCAGCAGATTACTCCATGCACTGCTGGGAAGAGCTTCAATTGTCTATTCAGAGTGCCGGGGCTTGCAAG GTGGCTTTTAATCCAATTACTGTTAACACAATAAAGAAAACACTTTCCAGAATTTGTAGAGAGGAGCATAGAACTGTCACAGCAGAACAAAATGATTTAATAGCTAAAGCCAGTGGAGGTGACATCAGGCACGCGATTTTATCTTTACAGTACCTCTGTCTGAAACCAAATCCACTGCTTTCTCTATCTCTATCTGACAGTAATCCAACCTGCCCCGAAGTAAGATCAGAATTGGATGACGGAAATTCTTTACCTTTCGGCAGAGATGAAACACTCTCTCTTTTTCATGCCTTAGGAAAATTTCTCCACAACAAAAGAGCAACACAAAATTTTGTTGGATCAG TTGACAAGGACACGTTCTGTTTGAAAGAGCAATATATGAGGTCACCATTAAATATGGATGCTCCAGAAAAGGTTCTTTGTCAAGCACATGGGCAAGCGAAGACTGTTACTGATTTTctgcatgaaaatg TCCTTGACTTCATCAACGAGGAAGCAATAGATGATGCATGGACTGTCTCCTCCTACTTAAGTGATGCTGATACTCTTCTTGCTTCACTCAGCGGACTGTTAATACGAAACTATGAAGCTAGCAACATTGTACAATCTGCTGCTGCTTCAGTTGCTGCTCGTGGTGTGCTATTTGGGAACACTCAGCCTTTATCGTCGAG GATGTGGCAGGTCGAGAAATCAATGTGGCATAACAAG CGTGAGATGGTACGCCAGAGGTCTGACCCTTGTAATGGCATGAACTTGACTGATTTTTCAATAATAACAACAGAATGGAGACCTTCCCTTAAATGGCTTGGATTCAGAGCATCTCATTCAGAAGCTGTCCACAGCATGCCAGTAAAAGGTAGCATAGTTGTAGATGGCGGAGATGATCCCATGTGTATTGATGAGCATAGTGCTCAAACAACTGACGATGAGATTGAAGACTGGTAA
- the LOC141712605 gene encoding cell cycle checkpoint protein RAD17 isoform X1 — protein MGKRTKPIVVVSSSDEDYDDQLHKHNYKSSFQTSSSVPPHSKRSKNAPRLSSSCSKSRIDSNPFDQVKLFCEGFDDGFTGFQVLAEKKNKKELWVDKYRPRTLEELAVHKKKVEEVRTWFEERLNKEKQENYNHALLITGQTGIGKSVCTPFNYPRQACNDETVRVIASHLGAILYEWKTPTPTIWQEHVHNSGSGIRYTSKLNEFENFVERIRKYGLISSSNKKGSQKTHFLLIDDLPVISGKVSYERLRCCLHLLVQSIRIPTAIIVTDCGQSDSADYSMHCWEELQLSIQSAGACKVAFNPITVNTIKKTLSRICREEHRTVTAEQNDLIAKASGGDIRHAILSLQYLCLKPNPLLSLSLSDSNPTCPEVRSELDDGNSLPFGRDETLSLFHALGKFLHNKRATQNFVGSVDKDTFCLKEQYMRSPLNMDAPEKVLCQAHGQAKTVTDFLHENVLDFINEEAIDDAWTVSSYLSDADTLLASLSGLLIRNYEASNIVQSAAASVAARGVLFGNTQPLSSRWHAVRRPRMWQVEKSMWHNKREMVRQRSDPCNGMNLTDFSIITTEWRPSLKWLGFRASHSEAVHSMPVKGSIVVDGGDDPMCIDEHSAQTTDDEIEDW, from the exons ATGGGTAAACGAACCAAACCAATTGTTGTTGTTTCTTCATCAGATGAAGATTATGATGACCAGCTACACAAACACAATTACAAATCATCATTTCAAACTTCTTCTTCAGTTCCCCCTCATTCAAAGAGGTCCAAAAATGCCCCTCGCCTTTCGAGTTCTTGCTCGAAATCTCGAATCGATTCTAATCCTTTTGATCAG GTTAAGTTGTTTTGTGAGGGATTTGATGATGGATTCACCGGGTTCCAGGTTTTAGCTG AAAAAAAGAATAAGAAAGAATTGTGGGTTGATAAATACAGGCCTCGAACTTTAGAGGAGCTGGCTGTTCATAAGAAAAAG GTTGAAGAGGTGAGGACGTGGTTCGAGGAAAGGTTAAATAAAGAAAAG CAAGAAAATTATAATCATGCACTCCTCATTACTGGGCAAACTGGAATTGGAAAATCAGTATGTACTCCTTTCAACTATCCTCGACAAGCATGTAATGAT GAAACTGTCCGTGTGATTGCATCCCATCTTGGAGCTATATTATATGAGTGGAAAACACCTACTCCAACAATTTGGCAAGAGCATGTGCACAACTCCGGTTCAG GGATCCGCTACACGTCAAAATTGAATGAATTCGAGAACTTCGTTGAAAGGATTAGGAAATATGGACTAATTTCTTCTTCTAATAAAAAGGGATCTCAAAAGACACATTTTCTTCTAATTGATGACCTTCCAGTGATTAGCGGAAAAGTTTCTTATGAAAGACTTCGGTGTTGTTTGCATCTTCTCGTGCAATCAATTCGTATTCCAACAGCCATAATAGTGACCGACTGTGGTCAATCCGACTCAGCAGATTACTCCATGCACTGCTGGGAAGAGCTTCAATTGTCTATTCAGAGTGCCGGGGCTTGCAAG GTGGCTTTTAATCCAATTACTGTTAACACAATAAAGAAAACACTTTCCAGAATTTGTAGAGAGGAGCATAGAACTGTCACAGCAGAACAAAATGATTTAATAGCTAAAGCCAGTGGAGGTGACATCAGGCACGCGATTTTATCTTTACAGTACCTCTGTCTGAAACCAAATCCACTGCTTTCTCTATCTCTATCTGACAGTAATCCAACCTGCCCCGAAGTAAGATCAGAATTGGATGACGGAAATTCTTTACCTTTCGGCAGAGATGAAACACTCTCTCTTTTTCATGCCTTAGGAAAATTTCTCCACAACAAAAGAGCAACACAAAATTTTGTTGGATCAG TTGACAAGGACACGTTCTGTTTGAAAGAGCAATATATGAGGTCACCATTAAATATGGATGCTCCAGAAAAGGTTCTTTGTCAAGCACATGGGCAAGCGAAGACTGTTACTGATTTTctgcatgaaaatg TCCTTGACTTCATCAACGAGGAAGCAATAGATGATGCATGGACTGTCTCCTCCTACTTAAGTGATGCTGATACTCTTCTTGCTTCACTCAGCGGACTGTTAATACGAAACTATGAAGCTAGCAACATTGTACAATCTGCTGCTGCTTCAGTTGCTGCTCGTGGTGTGCTATTTGGGAACACTCAGCCTTTATCGTCGAG GTGGCATGCTGTTCGTCGACCTAGGATGTGGCAGGTCGAGAAATCAATGTGGCATAACAAG CGTGAGATGGTACGCCAGAGGTCTGACCCTTGTAATGGCATGAACTTGACTGATTTTTCAATAATAACAACAGAATGGAGACCTTCCCTTAAATGGCTTGGATTCAGAGCATCTCATTCAGAAGCTGTCCACAGCATGCCAGTAAAAGGTAGCATAGTTGTAGATGGCGGAGATGATCCCATGTGTATTGATGAGCATAGTGCTCAAACAACTGACGATGAGATTGAAGACTGGTAA